AGCACGGGACTTCGCCGGACAACGCCGTTTCGCTGCGGAGCGCTTGCAGGGTGTCGAGCTCACGATCGATGTCGCGACGCTTGGCCTCGAGGCGCTCGACCTGCTGGGCGAGCAACTGCTCCATGACGCCCGTGCGCTCTTCGGGTGGGGCCTCCAGGCAGGGGAGCAGCTCGTTGACGGTGGCGCTGCACAGGCCGGCAGCGAACAGGTGCTGGATCATGACGACCCGCTCGACCATGGAACTGTCGAAGTCACGCCACCCACCGGGGGTGCGCTCCGAGCGGATGAGCCCGTGCTCCTCGTAGTACCGCAGGGACCGGGTGCTGACGCCACTCGCATCCGCTAGCTCACCGATGCGCATGAGACCTCCTGAAGCTGTCCGCCGGCTCCCATTCTTGCAATTGACACCGGTGTGAAGTTCCACGATCTACGGGTCGCGCCCATCAGGGGTGCCCTGTGGAACCGGAGGTCGCCATGACCGCTCAGATCCATGTGTGGTCGGACTACGTCTGCCCGTTCTGCCTGATCGCCGACGAGGTGATCGAGCGTGCGACCACCGACCGGCCCGGTGTCGAGGTCGTTCACCATGCTCACGAGCTTCGTCCCCATCCGGCACCCACCCTTCGACCAGAGGACCCGTACCTACCCGACATCTGGCAGCGTGCCGTGTACCCGATGGCACGCCGCCGCGGGGTGCCGATGCGGTTGCCGACGATCTCGCCGCAGCCGTACACCGAACTGGCCTTCCGCGGCGCCCAGTACGCCCTGGACCAGGGCCGATCCGATGTCTACCACCGTCGCGTCATGACGGCGTTCTTCCGCGAGAACCTCGACATCGGGGACCGCGTGATCCTGGCCCGTCTGGCTGAGGAATCGGGACTCGACCCGGCCGCGTACGCCGCCGCCCTCGACGATCAGGGGTACGCCGATCGACACCGGCAGGCGCTGGCCGAGTCGGCCCGAATCGACATCACCGTCGTGCCAACGATCATCATCGGCGCCCGGCGCATCGAAGGCGTCGCCGACGAAAACGTGATCCGCCGAGCCCTGAACGAAGCGTCTGCCGCATGACCGCGGACAAGACCCGACTCGGGGCACTGATGGCTGAGGCGGTGGAGTTCAGCGTCCGCCACGTCGAGTCCGGCGGGATTCCCTTCGTCGGGCTGCTTGTCGCCGATGACGGGTGGGTTTCAGACCTTGGCGTGAACCTCGTCCGCGAGACCGGCGACCCCACCGCGCACGCGGAGGTCATGGCCATACGCAAGGCCGTCCAGGCCCGCGATCGCTCCAGCCTGGAGGGCGTCACGCTGCTGGCGACGGGCGAGCCGTGTGCCCTGTGCTACCGCGTCGCCGCCTCTCACGGCATCGCCGCCGTCCGCTTCGCCGTGGACCGCGATACCGCCGCCGCGTGGGGCTTCGACTACCGGGCCGGCTACGAAACCAACCGACTGCCCCTCGCGATAACGGCCCGACACCTCGCCGTGGAGCGAAGTCTGGTCCCTTTCACCCGGTACCGCGACCTGCACCGCTCCGACTTCACCACCCACTCGTAACCCACCAAGACGAAAGGACACCGCCATGCACTGGTTCTACCTCGGCATCGCCGTCGTCTTCGAGATCGCCGTCGCCGTCTCCGCCGGCAAGGCACAGGGCTTCACCCAACCTGCCTGGACCACGGCCACGCTCGTCAGCGGCGGCATCGCCACCTACCTCCTCAGCCTGGCGCTCCTGACCTTCGACGTCGGCGTCGGCTACGCGATCTGGACCTCCGTCGCCGGCGTCGGGATCGTCGTCCTCGGCGCACTCTTCTTCGGGCAACGCCTCGACTGGCGCAAGCTCCTCGGCATCGCCGCCGTCATCGCCGGGGTCGTCGGCCTCCAACTCAGCGGAGCAGCGTGATGACCCAGGACACCAATCCCGCACGAGCGTGGCTCGTACTCCTCCTCGCCGGAGCCTTCGAGGTCGGCTACGCCCTCTCCGTCGGAGGCAGCCAAGGCTTCACCGTGCTCTCCTGGTCGCTCGTCGCGGTCGTCTTCTTCCTTCTCACGCTCTTCGCCCTAAGCGTCGCCCTACGCACCATCGACGTAGGCATCGGCTACGCCGTCTGGGCCGGTATCGGCGCCGTCGGAGCAGCACTACTCGGCCCCACCTTCTTCGGCGAAACCCTCACCCCGGTCAAGGCCTTCTGGCTCACCGTGATCATCGCCGGCGTCGTCTGGCTCAAGCTCTCCGACGGTCCCAAGCGAACGCAGGCTCAGCCTTGACAACCACGGTGCAGCCGCTGTGGGTCAGGCTACGAGTCGGTCGGTGACGGCTTGGGCGAAGGTGCTGGACATGAGGTACTTCAGGTCCGGTCGACGAAGGGCTTGGCGAAGCCCAGATCGCCCCCGCCGTAGAAGTACTCGTCGAGGTCCAGAGGACTGATGCCGCTGCCGCTGCCGCGGTGGCAACTGGCGGCCGCTCGCGCCTGCTTGATCACGTCCTTGCCCGCGATACCGCGGTAGACGGCGTTGTACTGGGTGACCGTGGTCTGTAGATCGCCTTGGGACCAAGTCCAGGTCGCCGTGATCCCGGCCGCCGCCTGGCCTGCGGAGGCGAGGTCGGGGCAGTCGATGAGCTTCTGGACGCCTTCGACCGGGTCGTCTTTCTTGACCAGTTCGTTCGCGGCGTGTTCTCGGGTGGTGGCGTGGGCTCGGCGGGCGAGCC
This is a stretch of genomic DNA from Saccharothrix ecbatanensis. It encodes these proteins:
- a CDS encoding MerR family transcriptional regulator, with product MRIGELADASGVSTRSLRYYEEHGLIRSERTPGGWRDFDSSMVERVVMIQHLFAAGLCSATVNELLPCLEAPPEERTGVMEQLLAQQVERLEAKRRDIDRELDTLQALRSETALSGEVPCSTPRVQQPHDAS
- a CDS encoding DMT family transporter, which codes for MTQDTNPARAWLVLLLAGAFEVGYALSVGGSQGFTVLSWSLVAVVFFLLTLFALSVALRTIDVGIGYAVWAGIGAVGAALLGPTFFGETLTPVKAFWLTVIIAGVVWLKLSDGPKRTQAQP
- a CDS encoding nucleoside deaminase; this translates as MTADKTRLGALMAEAVEFSVRHVESGGIPFVGLLVADDGWVSDLGVNLVRETGDPTAHAEVMAIRKAVQARDRSSLEGVTLLATGEPCALCYRVAASHGIAAVRFAVDRDTAAAWGFDYRAGYETNRLPLAITARHLAVERSLVPFTRYRDLHRSDFTTHS
- a CDS encoding DsbA family oxidoreductase, with the protein product MEPEVAMTAQIHVWSDYVCPFCLIADEVIERATTDRPGVEVVHHAHELRPHPAPTLRPEDPYLPDIWQRAVYPMARRRGVPMRLPTISPQPYTELAFRGAQYALDQGRSDVYHRRVMTAFFRENLDIGDRVILARLAEESGLDPAAYAAALDDQGYADRHRQALAESARIDITVVPTIIIGARRIEGVADENVIRRALNEASAA
- a CDS encoding DMT family transporter, with the translated sequence MHWFYLGIAVVFEIAVAVSAGKAQGFTQPAWTTATLVSGGIATYLLSLALLTFDVGVGYAIWTSVAGVGIVVLGALFFGQRLDWRKLLGIAAVIAGVVGLQLSGAA